The genomic region ATGCCTTCGACAGTCGAGGTCAGAAAGCGTTCGAAGAGGTAGGTGATGCGTCCCTCGACCTGTTGCGGCAGCAGCCCGGAGTAGATCCAGACGACTGAGGTCACTGGAATCGTAATATTCGGGAAGACGTCGGTCGGCATGTGAAGCAACGTCTTCGTGCCCCACAGCACGATGAGAATGGACATGACGACGAACGTGTAGGGTCTTCGGAGGGCGATGAGAACGATTTGGTTCATGCGAGACGTCTACCTGAAGCGAGGCGATTTTCTGTCATTTGGATACCTTCTGTCCAGTTATGGTTTCGGAATCCCCCTAGGGGGACATAGCAAGTGCCTTACCGGTCTCTTTCGTTGCCATTGGAATGAGCCTTCTCTGGGCATTTGTCCGTTCAATCGCATAATTTTCCCAGTAATCAGCGTGATACAGTGATCGGGCCTGTCAAGTCACACCGCTGCCGCCGAGTCCTGGGAGACCACTAGTCGACATAGCGCACTGGGCGGCCTGTGCGAAAACTCACATTTCCATGCGAAGCAGTCGATCGATCCCAGGCCGCTTCACGGCTGATTCCTCATGAATGAAGAGAGTTTGATGAACTTTTCCATGCGCCGAAGGATGCGAATGAATTGGTATTGATCTTGCCATGATTTCTTTATCGCGAGCGAGTGATCATACGGCGATTCAGACCCGATGGAGGACGGCATGATGGCGGGAATGAGAGCAAGCGGTTTGGCGGCGGTGTTGACCGTCGGACTTGCGGGAATTTGCACAGCCGGAGGGCCGAATGCAAGCGGCATGGCCACGGCGGTGGACCAGCCCGCCGTCGCGTCCCTGACCGTCGCTGCGGCCCACAGTTTGAAACCGCTGTTTCAGGAGATTCTGCCCATTTTTGAGATCGAACACGGCGTGACGGTACAGGTGCTGTATGGTCCGTCACAGACATTGCGTCAGCAAATTGAAAAAGGAGCACCGATCGACGTGTTCCTTCCCGAGGGAGTCGAAGAAGTTCGGAAGCTCCAAAAGAAGGGTCTGACGCTCAACGGCGGAGCTCAGACCTACGCACAGACCTCGCTCGTGCTCGTCATGTCCACCACCTCCCAAGCCGCCTCGGTGTCGTTTCGCGACGCGCTGCCCGACCATGCCATCCGCGTCGCCCTCGTCGACCCCAAGACGTCGGCCATGGGTGAGGTGACCGCCCGGGCCTTGACCAAGGTCGACCCGGCCTCGCGGAGCCGTTCCCGGATCCTGCATGCACAACACAGCGACGACGTCATGAATCTGGTCAGCACCGGGGGGGCCGACGTGGGACTCGTCTATCGGGTCGATGCAATCAACAGCGGACAAGTCCGGATTATCGATGAGGCTCCGGCCGGCTCCGATCTCCCCGTTCAGTTCGGACACGCGGTCGTCTGGACATGCCGGGATTCGTCCCGGGACGTCGCGGAACAGTTTTTCGACTTTATCATGAGTCCCCGGGTCCAAAAACTCCTGCTCAAGTACGGCTTCGACTCCATCCCTTCCAAAGGATAGCGCGGCTTCAACCACCGAGACCTCGCATCATCCTCACCTCAGTCCTGGACGTAGAACCCGTTCAGGGTGTACGGGCCGAATCCGGAATTAGCCCCGCGAATGCGCACCTCCACCACGTCGTGGACCCATGTGGACACGTTCCAGATCGTGCTGTGGTTGAGTTCGGACCAGTACCACCAGCTCCCGTCTGTTTTCTTGAACCAAAACTGGATCGGCTGATCGCCGGCGACCCAAATCCACGGCAGGTCGAAGACTCTGGGCTTGTGGGACACCCGATCTTCGAGCCAGATCTTGATCCAATGGTCCTGCACGTGGGAGTGCATGACCCGCCGCTCATTAGTCCAATCCACGACCGGACAGGAGGCAGGCGTGCCTCGTCCGAACCCGCCTCCCAATCCGTCGCCCGGATCCGGCGTAAAACAATCCATGTCCGGATCTTCAAAGCTGAGATGAAAATGTCCATAGTTCATCGGCTCGACGTTGATATAGTCGTTGAAACACCGATGCCGATACGTCCAACAGGCGGCGTGCCCGTCGTTGCAAGGCTCGCGCTGGCCTGACGGGCTGATTCCCGTCGGCACGGCAAACGTAGTCCTGGCCTGGGCATACACATTGGTCAGAGCAAAATGATTGTCCCAATCCACGTAACAGGTTCCCAGCCACTCGTGCGCATCTGCCGCGTGCTCCGTGAAGAACGTGAACGTCGGCAGCATGACGACGAGACCAAGGAGCATGTACCGTCCCATCTCCCGCATGAATGCTTCCTCCCCGGTTAATGTGTCTCAATGCGTCCGCTTGAGTTCCTGAATGAGGGACGCGCGGCTCTGGACCAATGAGTCGCCGAGCTGCCGCATCGCCGTGTTCTTCTCTTCGGGTGCGAGTCCGGCCACGGCATGCAAATACTCGTGCACCAACGTCTGCCGTTCGGACTGCTTCCTCGCCTTGGCAACCTGCATACGCAAGCCGGCGAGATCCCGCTCCGGCGGGCGCGGCGTGACGGTCGCCGCAAGCTGCGCATCCATGAGACGGATTTGCTCGACCGTCGCGGGCCGCGGTTCCCCTGTCAATCGCCCCGGCCCGCCGAACGGATCCCCCGGTTGCGTGGGCGGTCCGGGCACGCATGCCGCAGCCAGACCGAGCAGAAGACACCCGCCCGTCATCACCACGCGAATGCCGACCTTTGTCACGAACAATGGAGAAGAATTGTGCACGGATCGCTCCTCTTCGCGTACGGGCTAGGACTCGATGCCGGGTCCCAACCCGATACGGGCCCGCAACAGATCATGACGCGTCACCGAGTACGCAACCTGCCCCTCCTTGATCACCGGGATATTGATCAAATGTTTTTCGTTCATGATGCGGATCGCGTCGCCGATGGTGGTCGATTCATTCGCGACGAAATGACTCGTGCTCATGATCTGATCTGCGGTCACCGTGTTCAAGTCCTTGCCCGATTCGATCGCCCTGAGCAGGTCGAACTCGCTGACGAAACCCATGAATTTTCCTTGATCGTCCACGATCGGTGCCCCCGAGGAATGGGTGGCAAGCAATTCGAGCGCAACGTCCATGCCGGTTTTCTTGGTGTGGATCCGCAAATCGTTGGTGGCGTCGATTTCGCCCAACGTCTTGAATCCTCCCGGTGGAACACCTTCCATTGTTGTGCTAGCCATACAGGACCTCCTGGTGAAAGCTCGAGCCTTTCTATACCTGTGGTCGAGGGACAGAAACTAGGAGCATCCCGAGCTTTCGATTCACGCTCCGATCGATGACCCTCTTCGGCCGATCCAACGGCGCGAAGCATCGGCTCGGTGAGACAGCGTCCGGGTCATGACCTGGAAGAAGCCCTAGTAGCGCAAACGGGAAATTTTTGAGAGGTAGAGGAAAGAAAGAGAGGCGATATGACCACCAGCCAGGCCGCCGAACTCAGAGTGAAATGGAAACAGCATATCGATGCCCCTGCATGCGAGCATCTCAATCTGGAATTGGAATGGAGCGACAACGGGTACCTGACGGGGAACTATAACTGCATCGTCTGCGGCCACCCGGTTCTTTCAGGAGCGAACAACCGAGATTCCTAGCCGGTCGATACATTCCGCGCGACTCAATCTATTTCCGGCGTGTCGACGTCTTTCCAGCCGTCACGTACCTGCCGCCTGGCGCTCTGGGCAAGGGATTGGTAGCGCTTGAGAAAACGATCCAAATCTCGCTGTGTCAATTCTTCGAGATCGAGCAAGGCATTGTGTGCTCCGCGTGTCGACCTGATCAATTCGTCCAGCTTGATTTGAATCGCGCTGCTGTCACGGTTCTGCGTGTTTTGAATCAAAAATACCATCAGAAACGTGATGATCGTCGTGCCGGTATTGATCACCAACTGCCAGGTATCGCTGAATCTGAAGGCCGGTCCCGCAACGGCCCAACAGACGATC from Nitrospira japonica harbors:
- the modA gene encoding molybdate ABC transporter substrate-binding protein, with the protein product MMAGMRASGLAAVLTVGLAGICTAGGPNASGMATAVDQPAVASLTVAAAHSLKPLFQEILPIFEIEHGVTVQVLYGPSQTLRQQIEKGAPIDVFLPEGVEEVRKLQKKGLTLNGGAQTYAQTSLVLVMSTTSQAASVSFRDALPDHAIRVALVDPKTSAMGEVTARALTKVDPASRSRSRILHAQHSDDVMNLVSTGGADVGLVYRVDAINSGQVRIIDEAPAGSDLPVQFGHAVVWTCRDSSRDVAEQFFDFIMSPRVQKLLLKYGFDSIPSKG
- a CDS encoding CBS domain-containing protein, producing the protein MASTTMEGVPPGGFKTLGEIDATNDLRIHTKKTGMDVALELLATHSSGAPIVDDQGKFMGFVSEFDLLRAIESGKDLNTVTADQIMSTSHFVANESTTIGDAIRIMNEKHLINIPVIKEGQVAYSVTRHDLLRARIGLGPGIES
- a CDS encoding low affinity iron permease family protein, encoding MFSRFAKHCAVIMGHPWAFGGALAVIVCWAVAGPAFRFSDTWQLVINTGTTIITFLMVFLIQNTQNRDSSAIQIKLDELIRSTRGAHNALLDLEELTQRDLDRFLKRYQSLAQSARRQVRDGWKDVDTPEID